One Megalobrama amblycephala isolate DHTTF-2021 linkage group LG15, ASM1881202v1, whole genome shotgun sequence genomic window, TTCTCCAGCGTCAGAATGTACTCGGCAAACTCCCGAATGGCTCCGTGGCCACCGGGTCTCTGGCAGATGTATTTAGCTGCAATGAGATCAGCCACAGGTGCGTCACATGGGACGCCATTCAGCCCCACCTGAGACAGGACATCTACATCTTCAGCTTCTGAACCTGTGAGGGAAAACATCTCAGACTGCTCAATAAACCTTTGATTATTTTGCATGTGGTTCCAGGTTTATTTATACCATTCGTTTGGACCTTTGCATCTCTCATATCAACATGACACACTTACCCATGAAGGCCACCTCGTCCCACCGCagatttttctctctcatcaGCCGCTCCACCTCAAGCCCTTTCTGCTGCTCTCCAATCCTGAGGCCACATCTGGCCTGCTGGGCCACTTTCTCCAGGAGACCCCTGGACAGTGGCTCATTCACGCTGGATATGAGGATCACCTAATGAAAATTATGAAACATGGAAATCAAAATGACCCCGTTTACTTTCTTAATACATGTTCTTCTGATCTTAATGTTGCATGCTTTTAATAGtgtatgaatgaataaaatggATTGTGAATGTGTGTTCATACGTGTTCCTACACAATagaaaaaagtgaaattaacTGCAGCTGTAGTTACCAGAACTTTACTTTATGggacttaaaggcacaatatgtaaattttcaccactagaggtcattatttaaaacaaaggcgtagcttgatgacgccgagATTGAGTGCTGAATCGTGGGAGATgttgtcttcacctcacagccggtgatTTTCCAGCAGAATTgagctactttaacactgttaacgagggttgtttttcatgtccgcaaGTAGAAGTGACCCCAaattcatgaagcagtgttgtgaaatcgcccatcactagatattgttgattaaagtgttattttgggtttttttggcgcacaaaaagtattcttgacgcttcataacattatggttgaaccactgtagtcacatgaactgttttaaatgcgtctttagtacctttctggacattgaaagtgtaaattgaCTTGCTGgcaatgaaggcctcactgagccatcggatttcatccaaaatatcttaatttgtgttccgaagatgaacgaaggtgtggaacgacgtgagggtgagtaattaatgacagcattttcatttttgggtgaactaaccctttaaacattcttggaaacatctgagATAATGTAactacacaagtcaacaaaatgtttaacactgttctagtggtttctggatattttaatccaaaaatcttacatattgtgcctttaaatgttaccgttaaaattagcatttttttaatttattttttattacagtgTATAGGTACTATGCCCCATTATTTGTGCCAGCCTACATGACTGCACCTCTATATCTTCTCTCTGCAGCATCTGTATGCCTGCCACGTCTCGAGCATTGATGGCCACAAGGTCCTCTCCCGAAACCGATGTGTAAATCTGACAATTCGTCAAACAGCCAGACACATTACACAGAAACAGCCTGATCGCCGCTTTCTCCTCTTGGCCGAAGTAGCCAAACCTGCAGAAaagagctgcatttatttcttcATTATTGTGTTTTGTCCAGCAGCCACAGAGTTTGTTGAAATATCCCACCTCAGAACCCTCTGCTCAGCGACAGGCCAGTCGATGTCCACGTCGATATCAACGCTGTGCTCAGGCAGCATCTCATAGTAAGCGATCTTgtccaactaaaacaaacagaacagatcaaAATATCTGAAGCAGAGCATTTGAGGTCATGAGCTCTCATGGGTCatgttgatttctcaatttacaaaatgtttttgtccCATTAAAGCTGATGGGAAGTATTTGTGAACATCTTGACATTTGActtttgtactttattttagtttgtttcacacacaaagaaataatttaaatttgattatattaaattattctaATTTCCATGACTGAGAAGTGAAGGAACAGGTTTGTCACCATAGTTTGATAATGACTCACCTGTTCAAGGCCGTTTTCCAGGGCTTTTCTCGTATAAAAATAGAAAGAGCCATTTTCATAGAGTTCCCCACACCAGTCTTGGCGTCGAGGTCTGTGCGCCACATCGATGTTCAGAGGAGTCGGATTCTTACTCCCTAATTACAGTGAAAAACGTTTGGATGTAGTTCCTGCTATTATCATAGCCACAGGGTTAGGTGCCACAGATCCAAGATATGAGATCAAAGTATATTAATGTGACCtacttttgttttttacaatATGATTTTAAGTGAGTGTCATAAACATCAATTGAAAAGTCCTTAGATGACAAATTTATACAAAGCAAAAATCTGCAGTTGTTTTCTTTATGGGGTTTGTGAGATGTTTGTACCTTTCTCGTTCACCTCCTCCCACCGAAACTGGTGTCTGCGCACCACTGAAAACACGTAGTCACAACCCTGTTCGGTGATCATCTGCAGGGCTTCTCTGATGTGATGAGGGTGCAGGCATGGAGACGTAGCCTGAATATGacagacgatgtccacctctgaaacacagagaaaataaatgataaacacAATAAAGCTGCAGGCCTTTCTGGGTCTTAAATGGTTTTTAATAAAgacaatatacactacagtttattgcagtaaaaactaaagtagcctatactatttattacagttgatcagttcactatagttaatgctgtagcattcattaataaagtgttgtaaatactacaatatatacagtagcttatatttactatattttactatagtatttttaacTGAAATACAAAATCTCATCTATATGTTAGCAAGTCagatctttttttgttttgttttgtttgcgaGGCATAAATGATGAAGGTCTGTCTCACCGGGTCTCAGTCGGATGAACTCCTGGATAGTCTCCAGAGAGCTGGAAGAATCTTTGGAAACTTCAGGACTGCGGCGATGAACTTTCGCGCCCCAGACTTTTGCGACCCGCTCAATTTCATCGTGATCCGTGGAAACCCACACGCTGCCACACATAACACCAGTCATTAAAGACAAGAATTAAGACTAAAAGGCTATTTTAATCTTAGCTAGAGGATGGAAACTCGCCGCGGAATAAAAAAACATAGTGcgacatttaatttatttgattttttctCTCGCTGAAATAGGctacaattaaaaatgtaagaattgtgagaaataaactcgtaattgctgGAAGTAGTTAGAATTTTGAGATTAGcgttttatattgtttattccGTGGAGGAAACAAGATTCcatattaaaaagaataaattcAGGATCAAATTCTGTCCTTGCTAAAAACAGCCTATATGGTAACTGTAGCCTAATTTTGAGCTTTAAATACGACCACAAACTTATATCCACCACAAACATTTCAGTTTGTTTCATACACATatattgaacaacaaaaaacatattaaagtcatattaaacaattgagaaaataTAAAGTGTAGTTGCCTGTCAGCGACTCCTGAATCCAAAGCAGCTCTCAGGACCCATCCGATGAGAGGAACACCGGCCAGATTCTTGATGTTCTTCAAAGGGAT contains:
- the LOC125247863 gene encoding N-acylneuraminate cytidylyltransferase B-like isoform X2, whose amino-acid sequence is MFMLNREQGVSNPLPLLCSLTAAMESNRCSQVGSCCSSSGHPHRAALILARGGSKGIPLKNIKNLAGVPLIGWVLRAALDSGVADSVWVSTDHDEIERVAKVWGAKVHRRSPEVSKDSSSSLETIQEFIRLRPEVDIVCHIQATSPCLHPHHIREALQMITEQGCDYVFSVVRRHQFRWEEVNEKGSKNPTPLNIDVAHRPRRQDWCGELYENGSFYFYTRKALENGLEQLDKIAYYEMLPEHSVDIDVDIDWPVAEQRVLRFGYFGQEEKAAIRLFLCNVSGCLTNCQIYTSVSGEDLVAINARDVAGIQMLQREDIEVILISSVNEPLSRGLLEKVAQQARCGLRIGEQQKGLEVERLMREKNLRWDEVAFMGSEAEDVDVLSQVGLNGVPCDAPVADLIAAKYICQRPGGHGAIREFAEYILTLEKKSTSQVHQNRIDRAHF
- the LOC125247863 gene encoding N-acylneuraminate cytidylyltransferase B-like isoform X1, which translates into the protein MFMLNREQGVSNPLPLLCSLTAAMESNRCSQVGSCCSSSGHPHRAALILARGGSKGIPLKNIKNLAGVPLIGWVLRAALDSGVADSVWVSTDHDEIERVAKVWGAKVHRRSPEVSKDSSSSLETIQEFIRLRPEVDIVCHIQATSPCLHPHHIREALQMITEQGCDYVFSVVRRHQFRWEEVNEKGSKNPTPLNIDVAHRPRRQDWCGELYENGSFYFYTRKALENGLEQLDKIAYYEMLPEHSVDIDVDIDWPVAEQRVLRFGYFGQEEKAAIRLFLCNVSGCLTNCQIYTSVSGEDLVAINARDVAGIQMLQREDIEVILISSVNEPLSRGLLEKVAQQARCGLRIGEQQKGLEVERLMREKNLRWDEVAFMGSEAEDVDVLSQVGLNGVPCDAPVADLIAAKYICQRPGGHGAIREFAEYILTLEKKSTSQGDVFISVSSRTVLCIRSFP